One Nodosilinea sp. FACHB-141 DNA segment encodes these proteins:
- a CDS encoding FCD domain-containing protein, translated as MILSSPPTINRGKSLYEQVYHALRSAILTGALSPGDRLVETQLAEWLQVSRTPLREALRQLQQDGLVTADVSGGLRVTTITAADAEDLYDCRLALEALAVAGACTHATEEQLEAIAACVAKAEGAVANSHGSLSAESLLDVDYQFHHLIAEGSGNRRLVSLLDSLFDAMALLRIQTLQQNPNVLDIRLEHRQIYEAILSRDPDVAVAAISQHLRASKTRVVKEIEGHQPMAAKL; from the coding sequence GTGATTTTATCGTCTCCCCCTACTATCAACCGCGGCAAGTCTCTGTATGAGCAGGTTTACCACGCGCTGCGATCGGCGATTTTGACCGGGGCACTTTCGCCAGGCGATCGCCTAGTAGAAACCCAGCTAGCTGAGTGGCTCCAGGTCAGCCGCACCCCCCTGCGGGAGGCCCTGCGCCAGCTCCAGCAAGATGGGTTGGTAACCGCCGATGTCAGCGGCGGCCTGCGGGTGACCACCATTACCGCCGCCGATGCCGAAGACCTCTACGACTGCCGTCTGGCCCTAGAGGCGCTGGCGGTGGCTGGGGCTTGTACCCACGCCACTGAAGAGCAGCTTGAGGCGATCGCAGCCTGCGTGGCCAAGGCTGAAGGGGCCGTCGCCAACAGCCACGGTAGCCTCTCGGCCGAGAGCCTGCTCGATGTCGACTACCAGTTTCACCATCTCATTGCCGAGGGGTCGGGCAATCGGCGGCTGGTGTCGCTGTTAGATAGCTTGTTTGACGCCATGGCGCTGCTGCGCATTCAAACCCTGCAGCAAAACCCCAACGTGCTCGACATTCGCCTAGAGCATCGCCAAATCTACGAGGCCATTCTCAGCCGCGATCCCGATGTGGCGGTGGCGGCCATTAGCCAACACCTGCGCGCTAGCAAGACCCGCGTGGTCAAAGAAATTGAGGGCCACCAGCCGATGGCGGCAAAGTTATAA
- a CDS encoding DUF4090 family protein, translated as MSQTPTTGADAVDAAIAEGIDLDGTPIPAAKLDLYHTVMAKEAGRQRSGVSNSMRSRIVRIGAKHFAVDELNAMLQAADFAPLKDKEIAYFYGGK; from the coding sequence ATGTCTCAAACACCAACCACCGGGGCCGATGCCGTCGATGCCGCGATCGCCGAGGGCATTGACCTCGATGGCACCCCCATTCCCGCCGCTAAGCTCGACCTCTACCACACCGTGATGGCCAAAGAAGCTGGGCGGCAGCGCAGTGGGGTGTCAAACTCGATGCGATCGCGCATTGTGCGCATTGGGGCCAAGCACTTCGCCGTCGATGAGCTCAACGCCATGCTGCAAGCGGCCGACTTTGCGCCCCTCAAAGACAAAGAGATCGCCTACTTTTATGGCGGCAAGTAG